The following coding sequences lie in one Mycobacterium sp. Z3061 genomic window:
- a CDS encoding DUF4097 family beta strand repeat-containing protein, with protein MSLFTTPDPISVRVEAGAGSVRLSATERTDTAVQVRPDDETCDADVWAAEHVRVEFRDGRLTVSTPRRARHRAGAVQIEVALPSRSRLYATLGSADLHAEGEYSDVRLATATGDVELDAVRGKLKAANASGSLAVQAIEGYASIATSSGSVRVEKLDGELKFKGASGTLSMDAMCGAVKSRTASGSVIIESGVRGVVDAHTSSGEVAVGVPEGTAVRFDIVTGSGVVTNRLQPAEGPGSDDETLVLQVRSGSGDVHIHRDPVTAPAT; from the coding sequence ATGTCGTTATTCACCACCCCGGATCCGATCAGCGTCCGAGTCGAGGCCGGCGCGGGATCGGTCCGGCTCAGTGCAACCGAGCGCACGGACACCGCCGTGCAGGTGCGCCCGGACGATGAAACCTGCGACGCCGACGTCTGGGCTGCCGAGCACGTCCGCGTCGAGTTCCGTGACGGCCGTCTGACGGTCTCGACCCCCAGACGCGCGCGGCACCGCGCCGGGGCCGTGCAGATCGAGGTCGCACTGCCATCCCGGTCGCGGCTCTATGCGACGCTGGGATCAGCGGACCTGCACGCCGAGGGCGAGTACAGCGATGTGCGGCTCGCGACCGCCACCGGCGACGTGGAACTCGATGCGGTACGCGGAAAACTGAAGGCGGCCAACGCATCTGGATCACTGGCTGTGCAGGCGATCGAGGGCTATGCCTCGATCGCGACGTCCTCGGGTTCGGTGCGTGTGGAAAAGCTCGATGGTGAGCTGAAATTCAAGGGCGCCAGCGGAACGCTGTCCATGGACGCCATGTGCGGTGCCGTGAAGTCACGCACCGCCTCGGGATCGGTGATCATCGAATCCGGCGTCCGGGGCGTCGTCGATGCGCACACCAGCAGCGGAGAAGTGGCCGTCGGCGTTCCGGAGGGCACCGCCGTCCGGTTCGACATCGTCACCGGGTCCGGTGTGGTCACCAACCGGCTGCAACCGGCCGAGGGGCCCGGGAGCGATGACGAGACCCTCGTCCTGCAAGTCCGCAGCGGGTCCGGCGACGTTCACATCCACCGGGACCCGGTTACCGCGCCGGCTACCTGA
- a CDS encoding DUF2631 domain-containing protein, which translates to MASTEVEPYAGVDEAEVPSARWGWSRINYRTWHAVGIFIVIFLLAMLRGNHVGHVEDWFLIGFAALSLFVLVRDIWGRRRGWLR; encoded by the coding sequence GTGGCCAGTACTGAGGTGGAGCCGTACGCCGGCGTCGACGAGGCCGAGGTGCCGTCCGCGCGCTGGGGTTGGAGCCGTATCAACTACCGCACGTGGCATGCCGTCGGGATCTTCATCGTCATCTTCCTACTGGCGATGCTGCGCGGTAACCATGTCGGCCACGTCGAGGACTGGTTCCTGATCGGATTCGCCGCGCTGTCGCTGTTCGTGCTGGTGCGCGACATCTGGGGTCGCCGGCGCGGCTGGCTCAGGTAG
- the dxr gene encoding 1-deoxy-D-xylulose-5-phosphate reductoisomerase translates to MTFSGDGQDGRAPVERVRVLVLGSTGSIGTQALEVIAANPDRFEIVGLAAGGGNLDTLLRQRAETGVTNIAVADAAAAERAGDIPFRGPDAVTRLVQDTEADVVLNALVGALGLRPTLAALESGARLALANKESLVAGGPLVLRAARPGQIVPVDSEHSALAQCLRGGTPDEVAKLILTASGGPFRGWPAADLEGVTPEQAGAHPTWSMGPMNTLNSASLVNKGLELIETHLLFGIPYDRIEVVVHPQSIIHSMVTFTDGSTIAQASPPDMKLPISLALGWPHRVPGAATCCDFSTASTWEFEPLDSEVFPAVELARQAGGTGGCMTAVYNAANEEAAEAFLTGRIRFPAIVATIADVLHAADQWAASPATVDDVLEAQRWARERAQQAMATPASVRVSGMA, encoded by the coding sequence GTGACTTTCTCGGGTGACGGGCAGGACGGGCGGGCTCCCGTCGAGCGGGTGCGCGTACTGGTGCTCGGCAGCACCGGCTCCATCGGTACCCAGGCCCTGGAGGTCATCGCCGCCAACCCCGACCGGTTCGAGATCGTCGGCCTGGCCGCCGGCGGCGGCAACCTCGACACGCTGCTGCGCCAACGTGCCGAGACCGGGGTCACCAACATCGCCGTCGCCGACGCTGCGGCCGCCGAGCGGGCCGGGGACATCCCGTTTCGCGGCCCCGATGCCGTCACCCGGTTGGTGCAGGACACCGAGGCCGACGTCGTCCTCAACGCCCTGGTCGGTGCGCTGGGCCTGCGCCCGACGCTGGCCGCGCTGGAATCCGGCGCCCGGCTGGCCCTGGCCAACAAGGAGTCCCTGGTAGCCGGCGGCCCGTTGGTGCTGCGGGCGGCCCGGCCCGGCCAGATCGTGCCGGTGGACTCCGAGCACTCCGCGCTGGCGCAGTGCCTGCGCGGCGGGACGCCCGACGAGGTCGCCAAGCTGATCCTGACCGCCTCCGGGGGTCCGTTCCGGGGCTGGCCGGCCGCCGACCTCGAGGGCGTCACGCCCGAACAGGCCGGGGCGCATCCCACCTGGTCGATGGGCCCGATGAACACGCTGAACTCGGCGTCGCTGGTCAACAAGGGGCTCGAACTCATCGAGACCCACCTGCTGTTCGGCATTCCGTACGACCGGATCGAGGTCGTCGTCCATCCGCAGTCGATCATTCACTCGATGGTGACCTTCACCGACGGCTCCACGATCGCCCAGGCCAGCCCGCCGGACATGAAGCTGCCCATCTCCCTGGCCCTGGGCTGGCCGCACCGGGTGCCCGGAGCGGCCACCTGCTGCGACTTCTCCACCGCCTCTACCTGGGAATTCGAGCCGCTGGACAGCGAGGTGTTCCCGGCGGTCGAGCTGGCGCGTCAGGCCGGGGGAACCGGAGGCTGCATGACCGCCGTTTACAACGCGGCCAACGAAGAAGCGGCGGAAGCGTTCCTGACCGGACGGATCCGATTCCCTGCCATCGTCGCCACCATTGCCGACGTGCTGCACGCTGCCGACCAATGGGCCGCGTCACCAGCTACCGTGGATGACGTACTCGAGGCGCAGCGCTGGGCCCGCGAGCGGGCTCAACAGGCGATGGCAACACCGGCGTCGGTCAGAGTCTCGGGCATGGCGTGA
- a CDS encoding cytochrome c biogenesis protein DipZ: MWTLALIGFLGGLITGISPCILPVLPVIFFSGANSTAREAPADGAVGVAVKAKPTRSEASRPYRVIGGLVLSFSVVTLLGSALLSALHLPQDAIRWVALVALVAIGAGLIFPRFEQLLERPFSRIPQKQIATRGNGFGLGLALGVLYVPCAGPVLAAIVVAGATAQIGAGTVVLTAAFAVGAALPLLFFALAGQRIAQRVSAFRRRQREIRVGAGIVTILLAVALVFDLPAVLQRAIPDYTASLQEKVGGSSQVQEKLGGIVTDQNVALSNCTQGGTKLENCGPAPDLRGITNWLNTPGNQPIALKSLRGKVVLIDFWAYSCINCQRAIPHVVGWYQAYKDAGLEVIGVHTPEYAFEKVPENVAKGAADLGIKYPVALDNNYSTWTNYRNRYWPAEYLIDANGTVRHLKFGEGGYDDTEQLIRQLLADGRPGVTLPGPVGAPDLTPKAITTAETYFAVGKAVNYGGGGEYDEGAQTFRYPPNLAADSFALSGPWALDYQGATATGDDSAIRLNYHAKDIYVVVGGTGTLTVTRNGKPTSVAVDGPPTSHQIVADPSQSSGTIEVHPSKGLQVFSFTYG; encoded by the coding sequence ATGTGGACCTTGGCGCTGATCGGCTTTCTCGGCGGTCTGATCACCGGCATCTCACCGTGCATCCTGCCGGTGCTGCCGGTGATCTTTTTCTCGGGTGCGAACAGCACCGCGCGCGAGGCGCCGGCTGACGGCGCGGTCGGGGTCGCGGTCAAAGCCAAGCCGACCCGGTCAGAGGCGTCGCGCCCCTATCGGGTGATCGGCGGCCTGGTGCTCAGTTTCAGTGTGGTGACGCTGCTCGGCTCGGCGTTGCTCTCGGCACTGCACCTGCCGCAGGACGCCATCCGCTGGGTGGCGCTCGTCGCGCTGGTGGCCATCGGGGCCGGTCTGATCTTCCCCCGTTTCGAGCAGCTGCTCGAGCGGCCCTTCTCCCGCATCCCCCAGAAGCAGATCGCCACGCGCGGAAACGGTTTCGGCCTCGGCCTGGCACTGGGGGTGCTGTACGTGCCGTGCGCGGGGCCGGTCCTGGCGGCGATCGTGGTGGCCGGGGCGACCGCGCAGATCGGCGCCGGCACCGTGGTGCTCACCGCCGCGTTCGCCGTCGGCGCCGCGTTGCCGCTGCTGTTCTTCGCGCTGGCCGGCCAACGAATCGCCCAGCGGGTCAGCGCGTTTCGGCGACGCCAGCGTGAGATCCGGGTCGGCGCGGGAATCGTGACGATACTGCTGGCGGTGGCGCTGGTGTTCGACCTTCCGGCCGTGTTGCAGCGCGCCATTCCCGACTACACCGCATCCCTGCAGGAGAAGGTCGGCGGATCCAGCCAGGTTCAGGAGAAGCTCGGTGGCATCGTCACCGACCAGAACGTGGCCCTGTCCAACTGCACCCAGGGCGGCACCAAGCTCGAGAACTGCGGCCCTGCACCGGATCTGCGGGGCATCACCAATTGGCTGAACACGCCGGGCAACCAGCCCATCGCACTGAAATCGTTGCGCGGCAAGGTCGTCCTGATCGACTTCTGGGCCTACTCGTGCATCAACTGCCAACGGGCCATCCCGCACGTGGTCGGCTGGTATCAGGCGTACAAGGACGCCGGCCTCGAGGTCATCGGTGTCCATACCCCGGAATACGCGTTCGAGAAGGTGCCGGAGAACGTCGCCAAGGGCGCGGCCGATCTGGGCATCAAATACCCGGTGGCACTGGACAACAACTACTCGACGTGGACCAATTACCGCAACCGCTACTGGCCGGCCGAGTACCTGATCGACGCCAACGGCACAGTGCGGCACCTCAAGTTCGGCGAGGGCGGCTACGACGACACCGAACAGCTGATCAGGCAGTTGCTCGCCGATGGCAGACCCGGCGTCACGCTGCCCGGCCCCGTCGGCGCGCCCGACCTCACACCGAAAGCGATCACCACTGCCGAGACCTACTTCGCCGTCGGCAAGGCCGTCAATTACGGCGGTGGCGGCGAGTACGACGAGGGCGCCCAGACGTTCCGCTATCCGCCCAACCTCGCCGCCGACAGCTTCGCCCTGAGCGGCCCGTGGGCGCTGGACTACCAGGGCGCCACCGCAACCGGCGACGACTCGGCCATCAGGCTCAACTACCACGCCAAGGACATCTACGTCGTGGTCGGCGGAACCGGCACGCTCACGGTGACCCGCAACGGCAAGCCCACCAGCGTGGCGGTCGACGGCCCGCCGACGTCGCATCAGATCGTCGCCGACCCCAGCCAGTCGTCGGGAACCATCGAGGTGCACCCCAGCAAGGGGCTGCAGGTTTTCTCCTTCACTTACGGCTGA
- a CDS encoding RIP metalloprotease has translation MMFVIGIVLFALAILISVALHECGHMWAARATGMKVRRYFVGFGPTLWSTQRGETQYGFKAIPAGGFCDIAGMTPVEELAPDEQDRAMYKQATWKRVAVLFAGPGMNFVICLVLLYAIALVWGLPNLHPSNKAIVGETGCVAQEISQGKLDKCDGPGPAALAGLRPGDVVVKVGDTPVSTFEDMATAVRKMHGSVPIVVDRDGKTITTNVTVESTRRYVPTGQGNQLEPANVGAIGVGAPRNEPTRYNVLSAAPATVVFAGQLTVEVGKSLAAIPTKVGALFHAIGGGQRDPQTPMSVVGASIVGGDTVDHGLWVAFWFFLAQLNLVLGAINLLPLLPFDGGHIAVAVFEKIRNAIRTARGKVAAAPVNYLKLMPATYVVLIFVVGYMLLTVTADLVNPIRLFQ, from the coding sequence ATGATGTTCGTTATCGGCATTGTGCTGTTCGCACTCGCCATCCTCATCTCGGTCGCCCTGCACGAGTGCGGCCACATGTGGGCCGCCCGCGCCACCGGCATGAAGGTGCGTCGCTACTTCGTCGGCTTCGGCCCGACGCTGTGGTCCACCCAGCGGGGCGAGACCCAGTACGGCTTCAAGGCCATCCCGGCGGGCGGCTTCTGCGACATCGCCGGCATGACGCCGGTCGAGGAGCTGGCTCCCGACGAGCAGGACCGCGCGATGTACAAGCAGGCCACCTGGAAGCGGGTCGCGGTGCTGTTCGCCGGCCCGGGCATGAACTTCGTCATCTGCCTGGTGCTGCTCTACGCCATCGCGCTGGTCTGGGGCCTGCCCAACCTGCACCCGTCCAATAAGGCGATCGTCGGGGAAACCGGTTGTGTCGCTCAGGAAATCAGCCAGGGCAAGCTCGACAAGTGCGACGGTCCCGGGCCCGCGGCGCTGGCGGGCCTGCGTCCCGGTGACGTCGTCGTCAAGGTCGGCGACACCCCGGTGAGCACGTTCGAGGACATGGCTACCGCGGTGCGCAAGATGCACGGCTCGGTGCCGATCGTCGTCGACCGCGACGGCAAGACCATCACCACCAACGTCACCGTCGAGTCCACCCGCCGCTATGTCCCCACCGGGCAGGGGAATCAGCTGGAGCCGGCCAACGTCGGAGCCATCGGTGTCGGCGCTCCCCGCAACGAACCCACCCGTTACAACGTGCTGTCGGCCGCGCCGGCCACCGTGGTCTTCGCCGGCCAGTTGACCGTCGAGGTCGGCAAGTCGCTGGCCGCCATCCCGACCAAGGTCGGCGCGCTGTTCCACGCGATCGGCGGCGGGCAGCGCGACCCGCAGACGCCGATGAGCGTGGTCGGCGCCAGCATCGTCGGAGGCGACACCGTCGACCACGGACTGTGGGTGGCGTTCTGGTTCTTCCTGGCGCAGCTGAACCTGGTGCTGGGTGCCATCAATCTGCTGCCGTTACTGCCTTTTGACGGCGGCCACATCGCGGTGGCGGTGTTCGAGAAGATCCGCAACGCCATCCGCACCGCCCGCGGCAAGGTGGCCGCGGCGCCGGTGAACTATCTAAAGCTGATGCCGGCGACCTACGTGGTGCTGATCTTTGTAGTCGGCTACATGCTGCTGACCGTCACCGCTGACCTGGTCAACCCGATCCGGCTCTTCCAGTAA
- the ispG gene encoding flavodoxin-dependent (E)-4-hydroxy-3-methylbut-2-enyl-diphosphate synthase, whose product MTIGLGMPQPPAPTLAPRRATRQLMVRDVGVGSDYPISVQSMCTTKTHDVNSTLQQIAELTAAGCDIVRVACPRQEDADALAEIARHSQIPVIADIHFQPKYIFAAIDAGCAAVRVNPGNIKEFDGRVGEVAKAAGAAGIPIRIGVNAGSLDKRFMQKYGKATPEALVESALWEASLFEEHGFGNIKISVKHNDPVVMVAAYEQLAAQCDYPLHLGVTEAGPAFQGTIKSAVAFGALLSRGIGDTIRVSLSAPPVEEVKVGTQILESLNLRPRKLEIVSCPSCGRAQVDVYTLANEVSAGLDGLEVPLRVAVMGCVVNGPGEAREADLGVASGNGKGQIFVKGEVIKTVPEAQIVETLIEEAMRLAEEMGLETEDDPGTAASGSPIVTVS is encoded by the coding sequence GTGACCATTGGCCTGGGCATGCCGCAACCCCCGGCGCCCACGCTCGCTCCCCGGCGTGCCACTCGTCAGCTCATGGTCCGCGACGTCGGCGTCGGCAGCGACTACCCGATATCCGTGCAGTCGATGTGCACGACCAAAACCCACGACGTCAACTCGACGCTGCAGCAGATCGCGGAATTGACAGCCGCCGGCTGCGACATCGTCCGGGTGGCCTGCCCGCGGCAGGAGGACGCCGACGCGCTGGCCGAGATCGCCCGGCACAGCCAGATTCCGGTGATCGCCGACATCCATTTCCAGCCGAAGTACATCTTCGCCGCCATCGACGCCGGATGCGCCGCGGTGCGGGTGAACCCGGGCAATATCAAGGAGTTCGACGGCCGGGTCGGCGAAGTCGCCAAGGCGGCCGGCGCCGCGGGCATCCCGATCCGCATCGGTGTCAACGCGGGCTCGCTGGACAAGCGGTTCATGCAGAAGTACGGCAAGGCCACCCCGGAGGCGCTGGTCGAGTCGGCGCTGTGGGAGGCCTCGCTGTTCGAGGAGCACGGGTTCGGCAACATCAAGATCAGCGTCAAGCACAACGACCCGGTGGTGATGGTCGCCGCCTACGAGCAGTTGGCCGCCCAGTGTGACTACCCGCTGCACCTGGGCGTCACCGAGGCCGGCCCGGCGTTCCAGGGCACCATCAAGTCCGCGGTGGCCTTCGGAGCGCTGCTCTCGCGCGGCATCGGCGACACCATCCGGGTGTCGTTGTCGGCGCCGCCGGTGGAGGAAGTCAAGGTCGGCACCCAAATTCTGGAGTCGCTCAACCTGCGGCCGCGCAAGCTGGAGATTGTGTCGTGTCCGTCGTGTGGACGGGCCCAGGTCGACGTCTACACGCTGGCCAACGAGGTGAGCGCCGGTCTGGACGGTCTGGAGGTGCCGCTGCGGGTCGCGGTGATGGGCTGCGTGGTCAACGGGCCGGGGGAAGCCCGCGAAGCCGACCTCGGAGTGGCGTCGGGCAACGGCAAGGGGCAGATCTTCGTCAAGGGCGAGGTGATCAAGACCGTGCCCGAAGCGCAGATCGTCGAGACGCTGATCGAGGAAGCGATGCGGCTCGCC
- a CDS encoding fasciclin domain-containing protein: MKTKTSMAATGFTVALMACGVALAPTAAASDLVGPGCADYAAANPTGPASVQGMSMVPVTEAAANNPMLTTLTSALSGQLNPQVNLVDTLNSGQYTVFAPTDAAFGKLPPATIEQLKTDSNLLTSILTYHVVSGQASPNRVIGTHKTLQGANVTVTGMGNNLRVNNAGVVCGGVSTANAQVYMIDTVLMPPA; the protein is encoded by the coding sequence ATGAAGACCAAAACCTCAATGGCGGCAACCGGTTTCACGGTTGCGCTGATGGCCTGCGGCGTAGCGCTGGCTCCGACCGCGGCGGCCAGCGACCTGGTCGGTCCGGGATGCGCGGACTACGCCGCGGCCAACCCCACCGGCCCCGCGTCGGTCCAGGGCATGTCGATGGTCCCCGTCACCGAAGCGGCGGCCAACAACCCGATGCTGACCACGCTGACGTCGGCGCTGTCCGGCCAGCTCAACCCGCAGGTGAACCTGGTCGACACCCTCAACAGCGGTCAGTACACGGTGTTCGCGCCGACCGACGCCGCGTTCGGCAAGCTGCCGCCGGCCACCATCGAGCAGCTCAAGACCGACTCGAATCTGCTGACCAGCATCCTGACCTACCACGTGGTCAGTGGGCAGGCCAGCCCCAACCGGGTGATCGGTACCCACAAGACGCTGCAGGGCGCCAACGTGACGGTGACCGGCATGGGGAACAACCTTCGGGTCAACAACGCCGGCGTGGTCTGCGGCGGTGTGTCGACGGCGAACGCGCAGGTCTACATGATCGACACGGTGCTGATGCCGCCTGCGTGA
- a CDS encoding fasciclin domain-containing protein yields MMNTQARSVAAAALAAIAITGLAGCSSSKPASQGTSSSATSASVSAAPSSAPSSAKADPAADLIGPGCSEYAAQNPTGPGSVAGMAQDPVATAASNNPMLTTLTSALSGKLNPQVNLVDTLNSGQYTVFAPTNAAFDKLPAATLDQLKTDAKLLNSILTYHVVNGQASPAKVAGTHKTLQGAEVTVTGAGNDLKVNTSGLVCGGVHTANATVYMIDTVLMPPGQ; encoded by the coding sequence GTGATGAATACTCAGGCCAGGTCAGTGGCAGCAGCGGCTCTCGCGGCGATCGCGATCACGGGGCTCGCGGGATGTTCCAGCAGCAAGCCTGCGTCGCAGGGCACCAGCAGCAGCGCAACCTCCGCGAGCGTCTCTGCCGCGCCGAGCTCCGCGCCGTCGTCCGCCAAGGCCGACCCCGCCGCCGACCTGATCGGTCCCGGCTGCTCGGAATACGCGGCACAGAACCCCACCGGCCCAGGGTCGGTAGCCGGCATGGCCCAGGACCCGGTCGCGACGGCGGCGTCGAACAATCCGATGCTGACCACCCTGACGTCGGCGTTGTCGGGCAAGCTCAACCCGCAGGTGAACCTGGTGGACACGCTCAACAGCGGGCAGTACACCGTGTTCGCGCCCACCAACGCCGCCTTCGACAAGCTGCCGGCGGCCACCCTCGACCAGCTCAAGACCGACGCCAAGCTGCTCAACAGCATCTTGACTTACCACGTGGTCAACGGGCAGGCGAGCCCGGCCAAGGTGGCCGGTACCCACAAGACGCTGCAGGGCGCCGAGGTTACGGTGACCGGGGCCGGTAACGACCTGAAGGTCAACACCTCGGGCCTGGTGTGCGGCGGGGTGCACACCGCGAACGCCACGGTCTACATGATCGACACCGTGCTGATGCCCCCTGGTCAGTGA